Proteins encoded by one window of uncultured Draconibacterium sp.:
- a CDS encoding HAD family hydrolase — MNKSVLIFDLDNTIYPVSSIAKKLFKKLFAVIEDSGEYEGDFEAIKLEIQRTPFQKVASAFSFSGQLLKECMQVHINLTYDDPMQYFQDYELVRQLPQTKFLVTSGFSKLQHSKIDNLGIRNDFEEIVILDLQQTNDTKKDIFKRLLAKYKLPKEEVLIVGDDIKSEIQAGKELEIDTVIYDHLQKYTDSNYANKIENFANLKKFL; from the coding sequence ATGAATAAATCCGTATTGATTTTCGATCTTGACAATACCATTTACCCGGTAAGTTCAATTGCAAAAAAATTGTTTAAAAAGCTATTTGCTGTTATTGAAGATAGTGGCGAATACGAAGGAGATTTTGAAGCTATAAAGTTGGAAATCCAACGCACTCCATTTCAAAAAGTTGCTAGTGCATTTTCGTTCAGCGGGCAGTTGTTGAAAGAGTGCATGCAAGTGCACATCAACCTTACATATGATGACCCGATGCAGTATTTCCAGGATTATGAGCTGGTAAGACAACTTCCGCAAACAAAGTTTTTGGTTACTTCGGGATTCAGCAAACTACAGCACAGCAAAATCGACAACCTGGGTATTCGCAACGATTTTGAAGAAATAGTTATTCTCGACCTGCAACAAACAAACGATACTAAAAAAGATATTTTTAAACGGCTCTTGGCAAAATACAAACTACCAAAGGAAGAAGTTTTAATTGTTGGCGACGATATAAAATCAGAAATTCAGGCCGGAAAAGAGCTTGAAATCGACACCGTTATTTATGATCATCTGCAAAAATATACCGACTCAAATTATGCTAACAAAATTGAGAATTTTGCCAATCTTAAAAAGTTCCTCTAA
- a CDS encoding FKBP-type peptidyl-prolyl cis-trans isomerase encodes MNLKLVTRFVLAIIIGVAVVSCIDEGEEYVPPTKAQENALLNEYLDTLANRGLDIDTTALGVYYITDSVGNGTYPVVGDTCVVKYTGFFINGSVFDSTGDDTWEFVLGTEGFIDGWNDGMRVIDEGGKAYLIIPSELGYGPDGYGSVPPNTSLVFNVDMVEIKPLN; translated from the coding sequence ATGAATTTGAAATTAGTTACAAGATTTGTTTTAGCGATTATTATCGGAGTTGCAGTAGTATCATGTATTGATGAAGGAGAAGAATACGTTCCGCCAACAAAAGCACAGGAAAATGCATTGTTGAACGAGTATCTGGATACGCTGGCCAACAGAGGACTGGATATTGATACTACTGCTTTAGGAGTTTATTATATCACTGACTCGGTTGGAAATGGTACATACCCGGTTGTAGGAGATACTTGTGTGGTTAAATACACCGGATTTTTTATTAATGGCAGTGTATTCGACAGTACCGGCGATGATACCTGGGAGTTTGTTTTAGGAACTGAAGGATTTATTGATGGTTGGAATGATGGAATGAGAGTAATCGACGAAGGAGGAAAAGCATATTTAATAATTCCATCGGAATTAGGTTATGGTCCTGACGGTTACGGAAGCGTTCCTCCAAATACTTCGTTAGTTTTTAATGTAGATATGGTGGAAATAAAACCACTTAATTAA
- a CDS encoding FKBP-type peptidyl-prolyl cis-trans isomerase: protein MKKIVSWVMLLLGAVAFFACNDGVDYQKMRDEELALLDDYLAISHPGAEPTPSGLYYFNETGTGEGDTIKTGDRVQLYYATWSLIDGPDSVLVDETNGYLDGHRYEPYEVIVGTGGSITGLEEGLLYMQKGTHSKLVINSELAYGQRGSGTLIGAFQTILMDVEIHKVIPFEVSSDEE, encoded by the coding sequence ATGAAGAAAATAGTATCATGGGTTATGTTATTGCTTGGGGCCGTTGCCTTTTTTGCCTGTAACGATGGAGTTGATTACCAAAAAATGAGGGATGAAGAGTTGGCACTGTTGGATGATTATCTGGCAATCTCTCATCCGGGAGCGGAACCCACGCCATCAGGACTTTATTATTTTAACGAAACCGGTACCGGAGAAGGTGATACCATTAAAACCGGAGACCGAGTTCAGCTTTATTATGCAACATGGTCGTTAATTGACGGGCCTGACAGTGTTTTGGTAGATGAAACAAATGGTTATTTGGATGGACACCGATACGAACCTTACGAGGTTATTGTTGGAACCGGTGGTTCAATTACAGGATTAGAAGAAGGCTTGTTGTATATGCAAAAGGGAACACACTCAAAATTGGTTATAAACTCCGAGCTAGCCTATGGTCAGCGGGGATCCGGTACGCTTATCGGAGCTTTTCAAACTATTTTAATGGATGTTGAAATACACAAGGTTATTCCATTTGAAGTTTCCTCTGACGAAGAATAA
- a CDS encoding NUDIX domain-containing protein: MNRAQIVKKLLPGFIPLFVFIAADEIWGTKIGLFVAIGVGVAEMAWIAIKEKRFEKFVLFDTLLLVVLGGVSILLDNDIFFKLKPGLIELILVAVLAVSAFSNVNVIGLMGQRYIKDVTFNSAQMQQMRKSMKAMFYIFLVHTVLVFYSAFYMSKEAWAFISGGLFYIIFGVYFLYELLRQKRKQKALANEEWVPLVDEQGKVTGQAPRSQVHNGSKLLHPVVHLHVLNNKGSILIQKRPADKLIQPGKWDTAVGGHISTGESLEQALKKEAFEEIGLKDFSVKLQKVYKWESEVEAELIYLFTTYDYKGFGIQSDEVEELRFWTKNQVVKNLGKNVFTPNFEVEFKLLQELKLI, encoded by the coding sequence ATGAACAGAGCACAAATCGTTAAAAAATTACTGCCTGGTTTTATTCCTTTATTTGTTTTCATCGCTGCCGATGAAATATGGGGGACTAAAATCGGGCTTTTTGTTGCTATTGGGGTAGGAGTAGCAGAAATGGCCTGGATTGCAATTAAAGAAAAGCGATTCGAGAAATTTGTACTTTTCGATACTTTGCTGCTGGTAGTTCTTGGCGGCGTTTCTATTCTGCTCGACAACGATATTTTCTTCAAACTAAAACCTGGCTTAATAGAACTAATTCTGGTTGCTGTGCTTGCGGTCTCTGCATTTTCAAATGTAAATGTTATTGGCCTAATGGGGCAACGCTATATAAAAGACGTAACGTTCAATAGTGCCCAAATGCAGCAAATGCGAAAAAGTATGAAGGCGATGTTTTACATCTTTTTAGTGCATACTGTTTTGGTGTTCTATTCTGCATTTTACATGAGCAAGGAAGCCTGGGCTTTTATTAGTGGCGGTTTGTTCTACATTATTTTTGGCGTTTATTTTTTATACGAGTTACTGCGTCAGAAACGAAAACAAAAAGCGCTTGCAAACGAAGAGTGGGTGCCTTTGGTTGATGAACAGGGAAAAGTTACCGGGCAGGCGCCGCGCAGCCAGGTGCATAACGGAAGCAAATTGTTACATCCTGTGGTGCATTTGCATGTGCTGAATAACAAAGGTTCTATTCTTATTCAAAAACGACCGGCTGACAAACTGATTCAACCCGGGAAATGGGATACCGCAGTTGGTGGTCATATTTCCACCGGCGAATCGTTGGAACAGGCCCTTAAGAAAGAAGCTTTTGAGGAAATTGGTTTAAAAGATTTTTCGGTAAAATTGCAGAAAGTATACAAATGGGAATCGGAGGTGGAAGCCGAACTGATTTACCTTTTTACTACCTACGATTATAAAGGTTTTGGCATTCAATCCGACGAAGTGGAAGAGCTCCGTTTCTGGACGAAAAATCAAGTAGTGAAAAACCTTGGAAAAAATGTGTTTACTCCCAATTTTGAGGTGGAGTTTAAATTACTACAGGAACTCAAACTCATTTAA
- a CDS encoding MBL fold metallo-hydrolase, whose amino-acid sequence MTNPSIKIKATLLGTGTSQGVPVVACDCDVCTSKNNKDKRLRSSLLININNKNFVIDAGPDFRQQMLREKVKTLRAILLTHEHVDHIFGLDDIRSYNWVQKNHMEIYAEERVQKAIKRIFNYVFATFKYPGIPKMELRKVDDAAFAIDDVEFMPIRCWHHKLPVYGYRVGDLTYITDTNFIEESELKKIEGTKILIINCLRKEKHLSHFNLEEVLEIVDRIKPEQTYLTHISHAFGRYDDVMKELPQNVFMAYDGLKLEL is encoded by the coding sequence ATGACAAATCCTTCAATAAAAATAAAAGCAACTTTATTGGGTACCGGAACCTCTCAGGGAGTGCCTGTTGTTGCCTGTGATTGTGATGTATGTACATCAAAAAACAACAAAGATAAACGGTTGCGATCTTCATTACTTATCAACATTAACAATAAAAATTTTGTGATTGATGCAGGTCCGGATTTCCGGCAACAGATGTTGCGCGAAAAGGTAAAAACGCTTCGGGCTATTCTGTTAACACACGAGCATGTCGATCATATTTTTGGTTTGGATGATATTCGTTCGTACAATTGGGTACAGAAGAATCATATGGAGATTTATGCAGAAGAACGCGTTCAAAAAGCCATAAAACGCATTTTCAATTATGTGTTTGCCACATTTAAATATCCGGGAATTCCGAAGATGGAACTGCGGAAAGTTGATGATGCTGCGTTTGCAATAGATGATGTTGAGTTTATGCCAATTCGTTGCTGGCACCACAAGCTGCCGGTTTATGGCTATCGGGTAGGGGATTTAACCTACATTACCGACACAAATTTTATTGAAGAAAGTGAATTGAAGAAAATTGAGGGAACAAAAATCCTGATCATAAACTGCCTGCGTAAAGAAAAGCATTTGTCGCATTTTAACCTGGAAGAAGTGTTGGAAATTGTAGATCGGATAAAACCGGAACAAACCTACCTGACACACATTAGTCACGCCTTTGGCAGGTACGACGATGTTATGAAAGAATTACCGCAGAATGTGTTTATGGCCTATGATGGTTTAAAACTGGAACTTTAG
- the asnA gene encoding aspartate--ammonia ligase: MKLTIPEGYKSVLDVQQTEQAIKLIKDFFQQTLAAELRLRRVTAPLFVKQGTGINDDLNGIERPVSFPMKDLNETRAEIVQSLAKWKRMALADLKIETGFGLYTDMNAIRPDEELTNIHSLYVDQWDWERVVSKEQRNLDFLKYVVRKIYSALVRTEFLLCEAYTNIKPELPEEITFIHTEELAERYPNLTPFERETKEAKKHGAIFVIGIGGEMPNGEIHDGRAPDYDDWNTETVNGFKGLNGDIILWNNVLNRAFEISSMGIRVDKETLLEQLKLRNAEERKGMLWHQKLLNGELPLTIGGGIGQSRLCMYFLRKAHIGEIQSSIWPDAMIEKCKDAGIELL, encoded by the coding sequence ATGAAACTAACAATTCCAGAAGGCTATAAGTCGGTTTTAGATGTACAACAAACCGAACAGGCCATTAAACTTATTAAAGACTTTTTTCAACAGACCTTGGCTGCCGAGTTGCGTTTGCGCCGGGTAACCGCACCTTTATTTGTAAAGCAGGGAACCGGTATTAACGACGACCTAAACGGAATTGAGCGCCCGGTGTCGTTCCCGATGAAAGATTTGAATGAAACCAGAGCCGAGATTGTTCAATCGCTGGCTAAGTGGAAACGAATGGCTTTGGCCGACCTTAAAATTGAGACAGGTTTTGGGCTTTACACCGATATGAATGCTATAAGGCCTGATGAGGAGTTAACGAATATTCATTCATTATATGTCGACCAATGGGACTGGGAACGAGTAGTTTCGAAAGAACAGCGTAACCTTGATTTTTTGAAATATGTAGTGCGAAAAATTTATTCAGCATTGGTGAGGACAGAATTCCTGCTTTGCGAGGCATATACCAACATTAAGCCTGAGTTGCCAGAAGAAATTACTTTTATTCATACTGAAGAATTAGCCGAAAGGTATCCCAATCTTACTCCTTTTGAGCGCGAAACAAAGGAAGCCAAAAAGCACGGGGCTATTTTCGTAATTGGTATTGGTGGCGAAATGCCAAATGGCGAAATTCATGATGGAAGGGCGCCTGATTACGATGACTGGAATACCGAAACGGTAAATGGTTTTAAGGGACTGAATGGAGATATTATACTTTGGAATAATGTATTGAATCGTGCCTTCGAAATTTCGTCAATGGGAATACGCGTTGACAAAGAAACCTTGCTGGAACAATTAAAATTACGTAATGCTGAGGAACGTAAAGGAATGTTGTGGCACCAGAAATTGCTGAATGGTGAACTGCCGCTTACTATTGGCGGTGGCATTGGACAATCGCGTTTATGTATGTACTTCTTACGCAAGGCCCACATTGGAGAGATTCAGTCGAGCATATGGCCCGATGCAATGATTGAAAAATGCAAAGATGCTGGAATTGAACTGCTATAG
- a CDS encoding SAM-dependent methyltransferase, with the protein MATLYLVPNVLADGDWQNVLPAQVAPILTNTKYFIVENIRTARRFMKQVNREINIDACTFYEINKRTNAADLPRFLKPIVDGHDVAVISEAGCPGVADPGADVVKIAHQRGMKVVPIVGPSSILLALMASGMNGQNFAFKGYLPVKPQERVKELQTLERRIRSSQQTQVFIETPYRNNQLVSDILKVCSPSTLFCIAANITGENEFIQTKSIQDWKKAGVPDLHKQPVIFLLG; encoded by the coding sequence ATGGCAACTCTTTATCTCGTACCCAATGTTTTGGCCGACGGTGACTGGCAGAATGTTTTACCAGCTCAGGTAGCACCAATTTTAACCAATACAAAATATTTTATCGTTGAAAATATTCGCACGGCACGGCGCTTTATGAAACAGGTAAATCGCGAAATAAACATCGATGCGTGTACTTTTTACGAGATAAACAAACGTACCAATGCTGCTGATTTACCGCGCTTTTTAAAGCCGATTGTTGATGGGCATGATGTGGCAGTAATTTCCGAAGCGGGGTGCCCTGGCGTTGCCGATCCGGGTGCTGATGTTGTTAAAATTGCGCATCAACGCGGTATGAAAGTTGTCCCTATTGTCGGGCCATCATCCATCCTTTTAGCGCTCATGGCTTCTGGAATGAACGGGCAGAATTTCGCATTTAAAGGCTATTTGCCGGTTAAACCTCAGGAGCGAGTGAAAGAATTACAAACCCTGGAAAGAAGAATAAGAAGTAGCCAACAAACGCAGGTATTTATTGAAACGCCCTACCGAAATAACCAATTAGTAAGCGACATATTAAAAGTCTGTTCACCCTCTACATTATTTTGTATAGCAGCTAATATCACAGGCGAAAATGAGTTTATACAAACAAAATCAATTCAGGATTGGAAAAAAGCTGGTGTACCCGATCTGCACAAACAACCGGTTATCTTTTTATTAGGATAA
- a CDS encoding MFS transporter, with protein sequence MVMPIMLLFYKSNGLGSYELFVLKAIYSVAVVVMEIPSGWMADVWGRKKTLILGSILGSVGFLIYSFSYEFWAFVAAEIVLGIGLSFISGADSALLYDSLKADNKTDKYTREEGRITSAGNFAEAIAGVVSGLLVYFSLRTPFYFQFGVAALAIPAAFTLIEPKVHSVEHVHSISKLVSNIKNSLISNTNLRVAILLSALTGTATLTFAWLVQPFFVAIGLPEELFGIFWTVLNLSVGISSVFAYKVELFLGKRRSILAVILLLSFGYFFAGISISYYGFVFLFLFYLARGIATPIFKNYINLYTDSEVRATMLSVRNFIIRMAFAGIGPLLGWITDNISLNKAFLLAGIIYLVAAISVTLPWLRTKT encoded by the coding sequence ATGGTAATGCCCATTATGTTGCTTTTTTATAAAAGTAACGGACTGGGATCGTACGAATTATTTGTGCTAAAAGCCATTTATTCGGTTGCCGTGGTTGTTATGGAGATCCCTTCGGGGTGGATGGCCGATGTTTGGGGGCGCAAGAAAACACTTATTCTTGGAAGCATTTTAGGAAGTGTTGGTTTTCTTATCTACAGTTTTTCCTATGAATTCTGGGCTTTTGTTGCTGCTGAGATTGTGCTGGGCATAGGACTGTCGTTTATTTCGGGGGCAGATTCGGCCTTACTTTATGATAGCCTGAAAGCGGATAATAAAACAGACAAATACACACGCGAAGAAGGACGTATCACATCTGCCGGAAATTTTGCAGAGGCCATAGCAGGTGTGGTTAGTGGATTACTGGTCTATTTTAGTTTGCGAACACCCTTCTATTTTCAGTTTGGAGTGGCAGCCCTGGCAATTCCTGCGGCATTTACACTAATCGAACCCAAAGTACATTCTGTAGAGCACGTGCACTCCATCAGTAAATTGGTTAGCAATATCAAAAACTCGTTGATTTCGAACACAAATCTTAGGGTTGCTATATTGCTTTCGGCGCTTACCGGAACTGCTACACTCACTTTTGCCTGGTTAGTTCAGCCATTTTTTGTGGCAATTGGATTACCCGAAGAATTGTTTGGAATATTTTGGACGGTCCTGAATTTGAGTGTTGGGATTTCGTCAGTCTTTGCTTATAAAGTTGAATTATTTCTGGGAAAACGCCGGTCGATTTTAGCTGTTATTCTTCTACTTTCTTTCGGTTATTTCTTTGCAGGTATTTCCATCTCCTACTATGGTTTTGTATTCCTATTCCTCTTTTATCTGGCACGCGGTATAGCTACTCCTATCTTCAAAAATTACATTAATCTTTACACTGACAGCGAAGTGCGGGCAACCATGCTTTCGGTCAGGAATTTTATTATTCGTATGGCTTTTGCGGGCATTGGCCCTCTGTTGGGCTGGATTACGGACAACATCAGTTTAAACAAAGCATTCTTGTTGGCAGGAATTATTTACCTTGTAGCAGCAATATCAGTTACACTTCCCTGGCTACGAACAAAGACATAA